A single region of the Podospora pseudopauciseta strain CBS 411.78 chromosome 1, whole genome shotgun sequence genome encodes:
- a CDS encoding hypothetical protein (COG:S; EggNog:ENOG503P4G0), with product MAAINATTSVPELSQAEAGVLELYDKVQQLQLQLAVLRAQERYTQGKGSPDGRTRLLEAKASLSLRDIVIESVVAVQPTLKAIHHATHTSPVERDLLSHIEQRDHAAKRTAEHCSALHSAMEKLAKVEVEYLETKQRNVELASETLDLAADNVGQEPNNVRNTQLKMELDTLETQLRATRGKWRVMKGTASAIVTGSGLDWVRDERLRELVLDIDD from the exons ATGGCAGCAATCAATGCAACGACCTCTGTACCCGAGCTGTCCCAGGCCGAAGCCGGCGTCCTGGAGCTTTACGACAAGGTGCAACAACTCCAGCTCCAGTTGGCAGTTCTCAGAGCACAAGAGCGCTACACCCAAG GGAAAGGATCACCAGACGGTCGAACCCGGCTGTTAGAAGCAAAGGCATCACTGTCACTTCGCGACATAGTTATCGAAAGCGTCGTGGCGGTCCAGCCAACTCTAAAAGCCATCCACCATGCCACTCACACCTCGCCTGTTGAACG GGATCTTTTATCCCACATCGAGCAGCGCGACCATGCAGCAAAGCGCACCGCTGAGCACTGCTCGGCCCTGCACTCGGCCATGGAGAAGCTCGCaaaggttgaggttgaatATCTAGAAACCAAACAGCGAAATGTGGAACTCGCATCGGAAACGCTTGACCTTGCTGCTGATAATGTCGGGCAAGAACCCAACAATGTCAGAAATACACAGCTCAAGATGGAACTGGACACATTAGAGACCCAGCTTAGAGCGACGCGCGGAAAATGGAGAGTGATGAAAGGCACAGCTAGTGCTATCGTCACTGGCAGCGGTCTTGACTGGGTTCGGGATGAGCGTTTGCGCGAACTGGTGCTCGACATCGACGATTGA
- the ATG11 gene encoding oligomeric, coiled-coil, peripheral membrane protein (COG:U; EggNog:ENOG503NU5H) produces MASQVLIAHTGQRLHLDASQASSLDNLKAIVALNLSIPAQYIIALTPQGRPLKPQATYTEKEIYIYDSRLALGSSPGTPPPARSELPIPKEYRVSDAPDLIEDSRSIHAWQELYKARQVWAFRVVEDCRQMATAADDRYSEIDVMLRCLDAAVTNLESVIRGLEPKYAELTRWIPTARADYAALATGWEEYLSLARSIPVSSAMVRFMTGQEVSGTKARLQRQTTLEDLIDLETTRKAGRLAPAALRKFNNRVADLDKAAIRLFQDAEDLFREFERTMARSAMDHSRDAHQLLQDIEAVAKKIDTDYQTTLESTSSTRDALSQISKIAVNHTERLLPSMAKRAVELSNMLQYATQARNTLAAESTEFMRSIADITSLSSSVKAQINGVNQEDELSTFDHLRLVQQSPYMYASFVVEAIRRREWLEKVKQDSSTLANEMALFQEEEIKRRRKWYKSIANTYEPQTSTSESNVPGLEVNLLGEEESWPSMTRGDLEEFFALLQIPKADPEIVNDVGKLVAELNNPTRQQSRRMKAFKNGSVHEAALGRSGLLIRGDDDLLRTLQDEKAKLEGKLRTAESRVRRLEDLLHRQTQASRPSIGNLFQVPSQQLPDRNDSTISVRSPRIADDRRGSLEAADVLAQRIQQLESDLAAEMERSAGLERELNVQVAQHNNIKGQLSEVNSTKKDLLENMEAQKREFVEERKSFQEEIRQLQLRLEHTEDEIEHYGESREHEKTSYDERIRLLECEVLEKQDALLKFEGQVEVLRKETGLQRERLEAQERQLQHAQDERQDLVKKVEVTSEEAGHHVKTLHSLWGLLAPDASIPVDPTKLSEAIVGKINDVLSRLQRLDGDMSLLRLDLNSSQSAAKIAQAERASLEARFDTLHKAVSEERAKVAALEGKLADSRSQLQQLRSKLADGETGTESLRKQLEQQEKKIMVITEELASRTSQVGSMEEGARLLKEKLKESQVRLSELGAWFESRTEHAKEITQRLYAQNECLIRLLERLGFSVTRQDGNMTIQKVPRAERSTQSTSELDPSMSLRRSSTLNLRPVADSADLKLLYWMDSNNRQSESARYTAYLESLGYFDMDAFCETVIRRVRDIENIARKWRGYRDKTHALQKDAHNKIAFKHFKEGDLALFLPTKNQATGAWAAFNVGCPHYFLREKESHRLDNREWIVARISRIQDRVVDLSKSLQHQPGDRRRRLSTDAEPSKDDNDNPFGLSDGLRWYLIDAEEDKPGAPNTPGLAKSTVTVAANKVEAMADMHTHGRSGSKSGGLVGRGAAPSGIEGVSKTLSKSLESRRSSTGSRKALPFAIGVSRGRDSAVASETNSLRAAPADTPVATSPIQQHAVPQVTTQAVDARQTIGADGEEGSSTEAASAQQPRQSLSEVRNPLDSLIGP; encoded by the exons ATGGCGTCACAGGTGTTGATTGCCCACACGGGTCAGCGCCTGCATCTTGACGCTTCCCAGGCCTCATC CTTGGACAACCTCAAGGCCATCGTGGCCTTGAATTTATCTATACCCGCACAGTACATCATCGCGTTGACCCCCCAGGGAAGGCCCTTGAAGCCCCAAGCCACCTACACCGAG AAAGAAATCTACATTTACGATAGTCGCCTAGCCCTAGGATCGTCCCCAGGAACACCGCCTCCTGCCCGGTCCGAGCTCCCTATACCCAAGGAATACAGAGTCTCAGACGCCCCGGACTTGATCGAAGACTCGCGCTCTATTCACGCATGGCAAGAGTTGTACAAGGCACGCCAGGTCTGGGCGTTcagggtggtggaagatTGCAGGCAGATGGCTACCGCCGCAGATGACCGCTACAGCGAAATCGATGTTATGCTCCGTTGTCTCGATGCGGCTGTCACCAACCTCGAGTCTGTCATCCGAGGCCTGGAGCCCAAATATGCAGAGCTCACGAGATGGATTCCCACAGCCCGGGCTGACTATGCGGCATTGGCAACAGGATGGGAGGAGTATCTATCGCTTGCACGGAGCATTCCGGTTTCGTCGGCGATGGTCCGGTTCATGACCGGACAGGAGGTCAGCGGCACTAAGGCAAGGCTGCAGCGGCAGACCACTTTGGAAGACCTGATTGATCTGGAAACTACCCGAAAAGCTGGCCGTTTGGCGCCAGCAGCCCTCCGCAAATTCAACAACAGGGTCGCAGATCTAGACAAGGCTGCAATACGCTTATTCCAAGATGCTGAGGATCTCTTCCGGGAGTTTGAGAGGACCATGGCACGGTCAGCCATGGACCATTCTCGTGACGCACATCAGTTATTGCAGGACATTGAAGCGGTGGCCAAGAAAATAGACACGGACTACCAAACGACGCTGGAGTCCACGAGTTCGACCCGGGACGCCCTCTCGCAAATTTCCAAGATTGCGGTCAACCATACCGAGCGCTTGCTGCCAAGCATGGCAAAGCGAGCGGTCGAACTGAGCAACATGCTCCAGTATGCCACACAAGCCAGAAATACTCTTGCGGCCGAGTCCACAGAATTCATGCGGAGCATTGCCGATATCACGTCGCTCAGCAGCAGTGTCAAGGCTCAAATCAATGGGGTCAACCAAGAAGACGAGCTCTCCACGTTTGATCATCTCCGTCTCGTTCAACAAAGTCCGTACATGTACGCCTCCTTTGTCGTTGAGGCGATCAGGCGCCGCGAGTGGCTTGAAAAGGTCAAGCAAGACTCGTCTACCCTTGCCAACGAGATGGCTCTCTTTCAAGAAGAGGAGATCAAGCGGCGCAGAAAGTGGTACAAATCCATTGCGAACACATATGAGCCCCAAACTTCAACGTCAGAGAGTAATGTACCCGGCTTGGAAGTAAATCTGctcggagaagaagagagctGGCCGTCAATGACTCGAGGGGACCTGGAAGAGTTCTTTGCGCTCCTACAAATACCAAAGGCAGACCCCGAGATCGTGAATGACGTGGGAAAGCTGGTGGCAGAGCTGAACAACCCTACAAGACAGCAGTCCAGGAGGATGAAGGCCTTTAAAAACGGCAGCGTGCATGAGGCTGCCCTCGGACGTAGTGGCTTGTTGATTCGCGGTGATGACGACCTACTCCGGACGTTGCAAGATGAGAAAGCTAAGCTAGAGGGCAAGCTTAGAACAGCAGAAAGTCGGGTGCGACGTCTGGAGGATTTGCTTCACCGCCAAACCCAAGCATCACGACCAAGTATCGGCAATCTATTCCAGGTCCCAAGCCAGCAGTTACCGGACCGCAATGACTCTACAATATCGGTCCGGTCACCTCGGATCGCAGACGACCGGAGAGGATCACTTGAGGCGGCTGACGTTTTGGCCCAACGAATTCAGCAGCTCGAGTCTGACCTTGCAgccgagatggagaggtCGGCGGGTCTAGAAAGGGAATTGAATGTGCAGGTGGCCCAGCATAACAATATCAAGGGCCAGTTGAGCGAGGTCAACTCGACGAAAAAGGACCTGTTGGAAAATATGGAGGCTCAAAAGCGGGAGTTTGTGGAGGAGCGAAAGTCTTTCCAGGAGGAGATCCGGCAATTGCAACTGCGCCTGGAGCACACAGAAGACGAGATTGAACACTATGGTGAGTCAAGGGAGCATGAAAAAACCTCTTATGATGAGAGGATTCGCCTTCTTGAGTGCGAGGTGCTTGAGAAGCAGGACGCCCTCCTGAAATTTGAAGGCCAAGTTGAGGTCCTTCGTAAGGAAACAGGCTTGCAGCGGGAGAGGCTGGAGGCCCAGGAGCGGCAGTTGCAGCACGCACAAGACGAGCGGCAAGACCTAGTAAAGAAGGTTGAGGTGACAAGTGAGGAAGCGGGACATCATGTCAAGACGCTACATTCTCTTTGGGGACTGTTGGCGCCAGACGCATCCATCCCGGTCGATCCCACTAAGCTTTCAGAAGCAATTGTTGGCAAAATTAACGATGTACTGTCTCGACTGCAGAGGCTAGACGGAGATATGTCGCTTCTGCGCCTGGATCTCAATTCTTCTCAAAGCGCAGCCAAGATTGCGCAGGCGGAGAGGGCATCACTGGAAGCAAGATTCGATACCTTGCACAAGGCAGTTTCCGAGGAGAGGGCAAAGGTAGCTGCATTAGAAGGCAAACTGGCAGATAGTCGCAGCCAACTCCAACAGCTGCGCTCGAAGTTGGCCGATGGTGAGACTGGTACAGAGTCTCTACGAAAACAGCTCGAgcaacaagaaaagaaaatcatGGTCATCACAGAGGAGCTGGCGTCGCGCACATCGCAGGTCGGCAGCATGGAAGAAGGCGCTCGGCTactcaaggagaagctgaaggAATCGCAGGTCCGGTTGTCGGAGCTGGGAGCTTGGTTTGAATCTCGGACCGAGCATGCAAAAGAAATTACCCAAAGGCTATACGCCCAGAACGAATGTTTGATACGCCTCCTTGAGCGGCTCGGGTTTTCGGTAACCCGTCAGGATGGCAACATGACGATACAAAAGGTTCCGAGGGCAGAACGCTCGACTCAAAGCACAAGTGAGTTGGATCCCAGCATGTCTCTTCGACGCTCCAGCACCCTTAACCTGCGCCCAGTTGCAGACAGTGCCGACCTGAAGCTGTTATACTGGATGGATAGCAACAACAGACAAAGCGAGTCAGCAAGGTACACCGCCTACTTGGAATCACTTGGCTACTTTGACATGGATGCCTTTTGCGAAACCGTGATACGCCGCGTTCGAGATATTGAAAATATTGCCCGGAAGTGGCGAGGATACCGGGACAAGACACACGCATTGCAAAAGGATGCTCACAACAAGATCGCCTTCAAACACTTCAAGGAGGGCGACCTGGCATTGTTTCTTCCTACCAAGAATCAGGCAACAGGTGCTTGGGCGGCATTCAATGTGGGCTGTCCCCATTACTTTCTTCGCGAGAAAGAGTCGCACAGGCTGGACAATCGTGAGTGGATCGTTGCCAGAATCTCGCGGATCCAGGATCGCGTCGTGGATCTCTCCAAATCTCTGCAACATCAGCCTGGAGATCGAAGGAGGCGGTTGTCTACAGACGCGGAGCCATCTAAGGACGACAATGACAACCCCTTCGGCCTGTCTGATGGTCTGAGGTGGTATCTGATCGATGCAGAGGAGGATAAGCCAGGTGCTCCGAATACGCCGGGCCTTGCAAAGTCTACAGTGACGGTAGCTGCCAACAAAGTCGAGGCCATGGCTGACATGCACACCCATGGGCGGTCGGGGTCCAAGTCTGGAGGGCTTGTGGGTCGTGGAGCTGCGCCGTCTGGCATTGAGGGGGTCAGCAAGACACTTTCCAAGAGTCTCGAGAGCCGTCGCTCTAGTACGGGCTCTAGAAAGGCCCTGCCCTTTGCGATTGGTGTTTCTCGAGGTCGGGACAGTGCCGTCGCTAGTGAGACAAACTCTCTCCGTGCTGCGCCAGCCGATACTCCGGTGGCCAC